The Primulina eburnea isolate SZY01 chromosome 6, ASM2296580v1, whole genome shotgun sequence genome contains a region encoding:
- the LOC140835037 gene encoding LOW QUALITY PROTEIN: pentatricopeptide repeat-containing protein At2g03880, mitochondrial-like (The sequence of the model RefSeq protein was modified relative to this genomic sequence to represent the inferred CDS: deleted 1 base in 1 codon), giving the protein MKPMYRFKCCCCPLPIFETLIPVMLQGIYLRCQKLYSVASNEWKREPSEWKTGTSATSSCHLHVVDEFTAYCYQRNLPKAMKALDSMQKYKFWADSITYSELVKCCIDHCAVEEGKRVHQYVFSNGYEPKTFLTNTFLNMYVKFKLLDEAQALFDQMPEKNVISWTTMIAAYSNTVLYLKAFQMLILMIRDGVRPNMYTYSSVLRSCKELTNLTQLHCCIIKVGLESDVFVKSALIDVYSKLGELEGALCIFNEMVTRDPVVWNTIIGGFAQNSNGDEALNLFIRMKRLGFWADQSTLTSVLRSSTSLALLELGRQIHVHVIKFDRDLVLNNALLDMYCKCGSLKDANCTFTRMVEKDVISWSTMIIGFAQNGYSKKALDLFEVMKASGTKPNYITVLGVLFACSHAGLVEDGRHYFESMKMLYGINPGREHYGCMIDLLGRAGKLKEAMKLIHEMTSEPDAVTWRTLLSACKVHRDMDLAEYAAKQVLKLDSRDAGTYILLSNIYANTQRWEDVAILRNSMRDGGIKKEPGCSWIEVNKKIHTFILGDRSHPQVNAIYQELNEIIWRLKEEGYVPDTNFVLQDIEGEQMENSLLYHSEKLAIVFGIMGLPKGKTIRIRKNLRICGDCHVFAKLVTKMENQNIVIRDPIRYHHFQDGACSCGDYW; this is encoded by the exons ATGAAGCCCATGTACAGATTCAAATGTTGCTGCTGCCCGTTGCCAATTTTTGAAACTTTGATCCCTGTAATGCTGCAGGGTATCTATCTAAGGTGTCAAAAATTATATTCTGTGGCATCAAATGAATGGAAGAGAGAACCAAGTGAATGGAAGACAGGAACAAGTGCGACATCGAGTTGCCACTTACATGTAGTCGATGAGTTCACTGCATACTGCTATCAGAGGAATCTTCCCAAAGCGATGAAAGCATTGGACTCTATGCAAAAGTATAAATTTTGGGCTGATTCAATCACATATTCAGAGCTTGTTAAGTGTTGCATCGACCATTGTGCTGTCGAAGAAGGCAAAAGAGTTCACCAGTATGTTTTTTCCAATGGATACGAGCCCAAAACTTTCCTTACCAACACTTTCTTGAACATGTATGTGAAGTTTAAGTTACTGGATGAAGCACAAGCTTTATTTGATCAGATGCCTGAGAAAAATGTTATTTCCTGGACAACAATGATTGCTGCTTACTCTAATACTGTGCTTTATCTTAAGGCATTCcaaatgttgattttgatgattagAGATGGAGTTAGACCCAACATGTACACATACTCTTCTGTTCTGAGATCCTGCAAAGAGTTGACTAATCTTACACAACTTCACTGCTGCATAATCAAGGTTGGTTTGGAGTCAGATGTCTTTGTGAAAAGCGCTTTAATTGATGTTTATTCCAAATTGGGTGAATTGGAGGGAGCACTCTGTATATTCAATGAGATGGTAACCAGAGATCCTGTTGTTTGGAACACCATTATTGGTGGTTTTGCACAGAACAGTAATGGTGATGAAGCACTGAATCTCTTCATTAGAATGAAGAGGTTAGGTTTCTGGGCAGATCAGTCAACTCTGACTAGTGTTCTGCGATCTTCCACTAGTTTAGCACTATTAGAACTCGGTAGACAAATCCATGTCCAC GTAATCAAGTTTGATCGAGATTTGGTCCTTAACAACGCACTTCTAGATATGTATTGCAAGTGTGGCAGTTTAAAAGATGCTAACTGCACCTTCACTAGGATGGTTGAAAAGGATGTGATCTCTTGGAGCACCATGATAATAGGATTTGCCCAGAATGGTTACAGCAAAAAAGCTCTTGATTTGTTTGAAGTAATGAAAGCTTCAGGAACCAAGCCAAATTATATCACAGTTTTGGGAGTTCTGTTTGCTTGTAGCCATGCTGGACTGGTAGAAGACGGTCGGCATTACTTCGAATCAATGAAGATGCTTTATGGAATTAATCCAGGAAGGGAACATTATGGATGCATGATTGATCTTCTTGGAAGGGCTGGGAAACTTAAAGAAGCAATGAAACTTATTCATGAAATGACAAGTGAACCAGATGCTGTCACTTGGAGAACTTTGCTTAGTGCTTGTAAAGTTCATCGTGACATGGATTTAGCTGAGTATGCCGCCAAACAAGTTCTGAAATTGGATTCTCGTGATGCGGGAACCTATATACTGCTGTCTAATATATATGCAAACACTCAAAGATGGGAAGATGTTGCAATTTTGAGGAATTCTATGAGGGATGGAGGAATCAAGAAGGAACCTGGGTGTAGTTGGATCGAGGTAAATAAGAAGATTCACACATTTATATTAGGTGACAGATCCCACCCACAAGTAAATGCTATTTATCAGGAGTTGAATGAGATCATATGGAGATTAAAGGAAGAAGGTTATGTACCTGACACAAATTTTGTCTTACAAGATATTGAAGGGGAACAGATGGAAAATTCGCTTTTGTACCATAGTGAGAAACTGGCTATTGTATTTGGTATAATGGGCTTGCCAAAAGGGAAAACAATAAGAATTAGAAAGAATCTCAGGATATGTGGGGACTGCCATGTTTTTGCAAAACTGGTGACCAAAATGGAAAATCAAAACATAGTTATCAGGGACCCTATTCGCTACCATCATTTTCAAGATGGAGCTTGCTCTTGTGGTGATTATTGGTAA
- the LOC140833606 gene encoding isochorismate synthase, chloroplastic-like yields the protein MAAVANHCITSSSNIKSAKPISFSSATAHAKHSVHFTSNKKYKELSSLSMNGCQSEDPRAPIGTIETKTFPMAPTPASAADRLNSAIYDLKSNPSQLDSGIIRLEVPIDEHIEALDWLRSQSLDPVLPRSYYSGRESSIVPSRHKNNEEKLVGVAGFGSAVSFRHLDGFSLNDWHSIKRFLSKSSPLIRAYGGMRFDARANISPEWQDFASFYFMVPQVEFDEFEGSSMIAATVAWDNRLSTTYEQAVAALEATMWQLSCVIKSKNNSSEQPILLDQTHVPNQISWELAVNKALDSIKSKDSNLNKVVLARSSRVHTNAEIDPLMWLEALQAEGVNSYQFCLQPPEAPAFIGNTPERLFYRDQLSVTSDALAATRARGTSEALDLQIGRDLLSSPKDHHEFAVVRESIRRKLEAICSSTIVEPNKALRKLPRVQHLYAKLTGTLEQEDDEFKILSSLHPTPAVCGQPMEDARVFIIETESFDRGYYAGPVGWFGGAESEFAVGIRSALVGKDVGAILYAGTGIVEGSKPAMEWKELELKTSQFTKLMKHEEARMAVSGKP from the exons ATGGCAGCAGTAGCTAACCATTGCATTACCAGTTCTTCCAACATCAAATCCGCGAAACCGATCTCCTTCTCATCAGCAACGGCACATGCCAAACATTCGGTTCATTTCACGAGCAACAAA AAATACAAGGAGTTGTCTTCACTATCCATGAATGGTTGCCAAAGTGAAGATCCTAGAGCACCAATTGGTACCATTGAGACCAAAACATTTCCAATGGCACCCACACCAGCTTCGGCTGCTGATCGTCTCAACTCAGCCATTTACGACTTGAAGTCGAACCCATCACAACTTGATTCTGGGATTATTCGTCTCGAG GTGCCGATTGACGAGCACATCGAGGCACTAGATTGGCTACGTTCTCAGAGCTTAGATCCTGTGCTCCCACGCAGTTATTATTCTGGTCGCGAATCGTCCATCGTTCCCAGTCGTCATAAGAATAATGAAGAAAAGTTAGTTGGTGTTGCTGGATTTGGTTCAGCCGTTTCATTTCGCCATCTCGACGGATTCTCTTTGAATGATTGGCATTCCATCAAAAG GTTCTTGTCTAAAAGCTCTCCACTGATCCGTGCTTATGGTGGAATGCGTTTTGATGCAAGAGCTAACATATCTCCCGAATGGCAAGACTTTGCGTCTTTTTATTTCATGGTCCCTCAG GTGGAATTTGATGAGTTTGAAGGAAGTTCGATGATCGCGGCAACCGTCGCATGGGACAACCGCCTTTCCACAACATACGAACAAGCAGTTGCCGCACTTGAGGCCACCATGTGGCAGCTTTCATGTGTCATCAAATCTAAAAATAATTCTTCCGAACAACCTATTTTGCTCGATCAAACTCACGTTCCAAACCAAATATCTTGGGAACTAGCTGTCAACAAAGCCTTGGACTCCATTAAAAGCAAAGATTCCAATCTAAACAAG GTTGTACTTGCACGTAGCAGCCGAGTACATACAAATGCAGAAATCGACCCCTTGATGTGGTTGGAAGCCTTACAGGCTGAAGGGGTTAATTCCTACCAATTTTGTCTCCAACCTCCTGAAGCACCTGCTTTCATCGGGAACACT CCCGAACGACTATTTTACCGGGACCAGCTTAGTGTCACCAGCGATGCATTGGCCGCTACACGAGCCAGAGGAACATCGGAGGCTTTAGATTTACAGATTGGACGCGATTTGCTTTCAAG TCCTAAAGATCACCATGAATTTGCTGTAGTACGAGAAAGCATCAGAAGAAAACTCGAA GCTATATGTTCGAGCACAATAGTCGAACCAAACAAAGCTCTGAGGAAACTCCCACGAGTTCAACATCTTTACGCCAAACTCACAGGCACACTCGAACAAGAAGATGATgag tTTAAGATTTTGTCGTCTCTTCATCCGACTCCAGCTGTTTGTGGGCAGCCTATGGAGGACGCCCGAGtatttataatcgaaactg AATCATTCGACCGAGGATACTACGCTGGCCCTGTTGGGTGGTTTGGTGGTGCAGAGAGTGAGTTTGCTGTAGGAATAAGATCAGCCTTGGTTGGCAAG GACGTTGGTGCTATATTGTATGCTGGAACTGGGATAGTAGAAGGGAGCAAACCAGCCATGGAATGGAAGGAATTAGAGCTTAAAACCTCACAG TTCACTAAATTGATGAAACACGAAGAAGCTCGAATGGCCGTAAGCGGAAAGCCCTGA